A region of Bicyclus anynana chromosome 17, ilBicAnyn1.1, whole genome shotgun sequence DNA encodes the following proteins:
- the LOC112052175 gene encoding ubiquitin carboxyl-terminal hydrolase 3: MECPHLLDNVNLDSDLFGEDSLITKNFNCSECAIQEQNWICLHCGVVNCGRYASGHAKLHAESSDHQLCMSCEAFSVYCYKCDDYISNDTDQQSVDKIRQSIIQVRNTENVETKSNLEQIETSNERFEEQNSPVTNIAEPDIKPVSSPSAVSNDAEALATSSCEISNKPDILESNENKLTKVTKNVEEPVRSLRPRSRKRSHSEDSSSTENTNQPSRTKEKKASPCNGKSQREKKIVGLKNLGNTCFMNAVLQSLNNIQEFSCYFSQLPSLETKTNGRKVYHSRSYTRQEMHDVVMAEELRKVLINLNTGGCGSKGAISPECLFLVIWKVVPRFRGYQQQDAHEFLRYMLDRLHTELLQLLPPDRAEGSFVPRAPSASIVTAVFGGTLQSEVRCLACGTESKKFDPFLDLSLELPEIGRHDAPVSLTDCLASFVQIEELADTERYYCSTCKCKQKSTKQFWVRRLPNVLCLHLKRFRWHNYFRTKVDTNISFPLSALDMSKFVLSNVPDTRRSGLGNYLYDLAAVIVHHGSGAGSGHYTAFAINEDQWFHFNDQTVRATDSAAVASCKPYILFYIRREFSLPSAS; encoded by the exons atggAATGCCCCCATTTGTTAGATAACGTCAATTTGGATAGCGATCTCTTCGGTGAGGACTCTTTGATCACAAAGAACTTCAATTGTTCAG AATGTGCCATCCAAGAGCAAAACTGGATTTGCTTGCATTGTGGTGTAGTGAACTGTGGCCGCTACGCCAGTGGGCATGCAAAGCTACATGCAGAGTCATCTGATCACCAGCTGTGCATGAGTTGTGAAGCTTTCTCAGTGTACTG TTACAAATGTGATGACTATATATCAAATGACACAGATCAACAATCTGTAGACAAAATAAGGCAAAGTATTATTCAAGTTAGGAATACAGAAAATGTTGAAACAAAAAGCAACTTAGAACAAATTGAAACTAGCAATGAAAGATTTGAAGAACAAAATAGTCCTGTTACAAATATAGCGGAACCAGACATCAAACCTGTTTCATCTCCGAGTGCTGTGTCTAATGATGCTGAGGCACTGGCAACCAGCTCATGTGAAATATCTAATAAACCAGATATATTGGAAAGCAATGAAAATAAGCTAACAAAAGTGACCAAG aatGTAGAAGAACCGGTAAGAAGTTTACGGCCTCGTTCTCGAAAGCGATCTCACTCTGAAGACAGCAGTTCGACTGAAAACACAAACCAACCTTCTAGAACTAAAGAAAAGAAGGCGTCACCATGCAACGGCAAGAGTCAACGGGAAAAGAAGattgtagggttaaagaatctTGGCAACACGTGTTTCATGAACGCAGTTCTGCAGAGTCTGAATAACATACAGGAGTTTAGTTGCTACTTCAGTCAACTGCCTTCGCTGGAGACGAAGACGAACGGTCGGAAAGTGTATCATTCGAGGAGTTATACCCGTCAGGAAATGCATGATGTTGTTATGGCGGAAGAACTTAGAAAG GTCCTCATCAACCTGAACACGGGTGGGTGTGGCTCAAAAGGTGCAATATCCCCGGAGTGCCTGTTCCTGGTGATCTGGAAGGTGGTGCCGAGATTCAGGGGCTACCAGCAGCAGGATGCGCACGAGTTCTTGCGCTATATGTTAGACAG GCTACATACGGAGTTGCTGCAGCTTTTGCCGCCCGACCGCGCGGAGGGCAGCTTCGTGCCGCGCGCGCCCTCCGCCTCCATCGTCACCGCGGTGTTCGGCGGCACTCTGCAGAGTGAG GTTCGTTGTCTAGCGTGCGGCACGGAGAGCAAGAAGTTCGACCCGTTCCTGGATCTCTCTCTGGAGCTGCCCGAGATAGGGCGGCACGACGCGCCCGTGTCCCTCACAGACTGCCTTGCGAGCTTTGTTCAG ATCGAAGAGTTGGCCGACACGGAGCGATATTACTGCAGTACGTGTAAATGCAAGCAGAAATCCACTAAGCAGTTTTGGGTGCGGAGGTTACCCAATGTTTTATGTTTGCACTTGAAGAGGTTTCGTTGGCATAATTATTTTAG AACAAAAGTGGACACAAACATATCGTTCCCGCTGAGCGCGTTAGACATGTCGAAGTTCGTGCTGTCGAACGTGCCCGACACGCGGCGTTCCGGCCTCGGCAACTATCTGTACGATCTGGCCGCCGTCATCGTGCACCACGGCTCCGG CGCGGGTTCCGGTCACTATACCGCGTTCGCCATCAACGAAGACCAGTGGTTCCACTTCAACGACCAGACCGTGCGGGCGACGGACTCTGCCGCGGTCGCGTCCTGCAAGCCCTACATACTGTTCTACATACGCCGAGAGTTCTCGCTGCCATCTGCCTCGTGA
- the LOC112052195 gene encoding 40S ribosomal protein S17 encodes MGRVRTKTVKKAAKIIIEKYYTRLTLDFHTNKRICEEIAIIPTKPLRNKIAGFATHLMRRLRHSQVRGISIKLQEEERERRDNYVPEVSALEHDIIEVDPDTKDMLKMLDFTNINGLQLTQPATQGGYGGRRN; translated from the exons atg GGTCGCGTTAGGACCAAGACTGTCAAGAAAGCAGCGAAAATTATTATTGAGAAATACTACACCAGATTAACTCTTGATTTCCATACCAATAAGAGAATATGTGAAGAAATTGCTATTATTCCCACAAAACCTCTTCGCAACAAAATCGCCGG ATTCGCCACACATTTAATGAGACGTCTCAGACATTCTCAAGTCCGTGGAATCTCCATCAAACTGCAGGAGGAAGAGCGTGAAAGGCGTGACAACTATGTCCCTGAGGTCTCTGCTCTTGAGCATGACATTATTGAGGTGGACCCTGACACTAAGGACATGTTGAAAATGCTCGACTTCACTAACATCAATGGTCTCCAATTGACACAGCCAGCCACGCAGGGCGGTTATGGTGGTAGACGTAATTAa